The nucleotide sequence AATCCCTTAATTGGACCGTTGCCCAACCGTCCGGGGGAATGGATTGCGGCAGGGTTCACCGGGCATGGGATGTCACGGACTTTTTATGCCGGGAAGGCGATCGCTGAAATGATTCTAGGAAAAGAGCCAGAGGTTTTTGTCGAAGCATTTCTACCGTCCCGATTCCTTGATCAGGACAGTCAGCGGCTTCTGCAAAAAGCAGGATAACTGAGATCTTGCACCATTCTCAACAAGCCTTGAGAATGGTGCAAGATTTGAGATAACCCAAGGTGGTTCTGATACCGATTTAAACAGCGGATCAGACAGATTCCCGATTGAACACTTTGTGCGGTGCGACTTCTAAAATCTAAAATCGCAAATCTAAAATCGCATTTCACGCAGCTTTCACGGTTGCCATTATCTCAATTGCCAGATTGCTGCTTACGCAGTGCGCCAGTATTTCTGGATTGCGGCAGTGATTGCCAGAATTGCCAGCACAATGTTCAGTATTGATAGACCTGCAATGGCAGTGAGGGCAAGGTGCAAACGCTGTTTGACCGCCACATGACGCTCCTGCTCCATCTGCAAACGCTGTTCAAGCACACTCCTTAATTTTTCCTCTGTAGTCAACTGTTGTTGCAACTCAATGCTCCCCTTTTCCTCTGACTGCTTACGCTTGTCACGCTCGCGTTCCAGTTCTTCCACCAACCCGGTCCTGTACTGCTGCCGAATGAAACTGACCAGGTAGTCATGCACCAACTGATAGAGGTTAGCAGGGGATTGGGGGATTTCGAACACAAGCCCAGAGCCGACCAGGACTTCCAGCACCAGGTCGAGTTTATCAAGGTCATGGGTCATGCCCAGATCCACCAGGTCCGCTTCCAGATCGTCGCGAGTTTTGAGGGGGCGAGTGCCATTTTCGTTGGTGAGCAGGAATAGCAGAATGCGGGCAATGTCTTCGTTTTCGGGGCCACAGTCCCGTACCACGGCCTCCAGGGAACGTTCCACCAGTTTTTCCTTGGGGCCTTTTTGCCGGTACGCAGCCAGAGTCGTGATGCCTTCTGCCTGGAGTTGGGCACCGACCACCTGAAGTTCGATCGGACGAATTGTCCCCAACTCTTCCGCCAGGTCATCGACCAGTGCCTCCACCAGGTCATCGTCCAGGTAAAACTGGGCGTGGGCAGTCAAGCTTTTGATCACCGATCGCGCATCTTCAAGGGTAAAGTCCCCCAGGGGGTAGCGAATATCCTTACTGAGGATGTCGTTGTTGAGGATGTCCAGGTTGGTCAGGCGCTGAAACTCCAGCAGGTAGTGGAGATAGTCTTCCCGCAAGGAAAGGATGACTTTGACGTAATCCAGGTTGATGCACTCGCTCAGGAAGTTGTAGAAAAGTCGGCGTTTTGAAATCGTTTCGTAGACAAAGAAGAATTCCTCAAACTGGTCAAAGATGAGGACAGGCAGAAGGCTGGCACTGGTGGCCTGTTGGAGGCGGGAGAGGAGGTCAGGTGAGGGGATAGGGGTAAGGAGGGAGGAGGGAGGGGTACTGGATTCTTCTCCTTCTGCTTCCGCGTCTTTTTTCCCCACTTCCCCCCCTGGCAAATAACTTGCCAACACGGCCTGCCAGTCTGTATAGCGGTCTACGACAATGGGTACGGCGATGCGATCGCCAATTACCCTGTCCCTCAAGGCGGGAACCAGTCCGGCACTCACAATTGAGCTTTTACCGACCCCGGAGGGACCGTGGATCACCGTGAGTTTGTAGTCTCGCCTTTGCAGACGGGCAATCAAACGATTTACATCCTGCTGGCGACCGGAGGCGGCAATTTCCTGTGCCAGCAGGGTTGTGGCATCGACTGTATCTGGTAATGCCAGAGTCTGCTGTGGCTCCAGACGTAAGGCTCCGACAAAGGCGCGGAAGCCAAACTGCTGCTCCAGCGATCGCCGTAGCTGCTTGGTGTGAAATGCCTCCCGGTAGTGCTTCTCATCAAAGTAGGATCGTTCCAGAAATTGCAGGATCTGAATGTAAAGTTGAGGGTCATTTTGGGGATAGGTCTGATCTCTGGCGGTTTCCAGATGGGCGATCGCCGTGGCTCGTTGCCCCAGGTGGGCTTCTGCCTTTGCCAGCAGCAGTAAGTACCAGCCGGAATGATAGCGATGGGCAATGTCCAGGCTGGCTTCCAGATGGGGATGGGGATGGTCGTGGTCAGCCAGAATTTGCTCAGCCGTGTCCAGAAGACGGCGGGCAGCTTCCAGGTGATGTTTTGCCTCTGCCCATTTAGCGTAGTTGATCGCCACTTCGGCCAGAAAGCCGTGGTCCCGTGCCTGGCGCACCAGGTCCCTGTAAAGCTTGTGCAGCACCAGTGCCTTCCTTGCTAGTTCCCCCAGTTCCGGCCACTGCCCCAACTTTTGCAATACCTCTGCCTCTGCTGTGATGAACTTGGCAACCAGGTCTTGCCGGTTAATGTGTTCAAATAACTCCCGACTCTGCTGAAAGTAACTATGGGCGCGGCGACAGGCTGGTTCATAGATCGCTCGTTGCAACACCGCATTGGAACGCCAGAGCAAGCCGAGGTGGACCAGAACACAGGCAGCCCGTTCTGTGTGGGGAGCGGGGCGGAGGGTATAGGGGATGGGGGGATAGGTGGGGGGAGAGTCAGCAGGGAAGGGAGGCAGGGGTACTTCTTCCCCTTCGCTTCCCTGCCCCTCCCTGTTTCCCTCTCCTCTCTCCTCTCTCCTCTCTCCTCCCTCCTCTCTCCTCTCTCTTCCCTTCTCTCTTCTCCCTCCTCCCTCCTCCCCCATCCGGCTTCGCCAGAACTCCAGGCTACGCTCATAGTAATGGCGGGCAGTTTCCAGTTGAGCCTGAGTGTGTGCCTCCTGTCCCAGAAGAAAGTCCAGGTTGGCACGCAGGGCCGGGTCAAGGGGTTGACCGCTGTTGGTGATGCGGTTGAGGGCAAATTCCAGTTCGGTGCGGCGGAGAGAGTTGGCGGGGGGCGCGGCTACCCAGTTGGGCAAGAAGTATTCATCCCCAGAGTCAAGGATTCTGGCAAAGACCCGATTGGTGTGGTCCCGCAGGGAATCGATCAGGTCGGCGATCGCCAGGTCAAATTCAATCACCGTCCCCCAACTTCTAAAGTCTGGTGCCAGCCGTGATAACCGCTGCAACACCCAGTCATTCACCCACAGCACCAGTGGATATTTCAAATGCTTGGGAAACTCATCCCGCACCTGATTGGTCGATACCAGAACCGGATCAAGGTGAGTGAGGGATTCTAAGCCGAGGATGAGGAGGGCAGAAGGATCAGGGACCGTGGGGGAGCTATCGGGGGAGGGGGGAGGGGGGAATGGGGAATGGGGGGTGGACTCTGGACTCGACATTCGGTCCCCTTCTTCCCCACCCGATACCCGGTACCCGGTACCCGGTAGCCTGTTCTGAATCATCGTAAACAGGGTGTTAGCTGACTCTGGGAGGGTGATTGTCTGAATTGGGAAGGGGCTGATTTCGTGCAAACGCTGGATCAGGCGATCGCGCAGGCTGGTGTAATTGCAGCGTGCCAGAATCAGCGAAAACTCTCCCTGGGACAACTGAATCGTGCGCACCAGGGTAGTGAGCGATCGCTCGTTCAGCGCTTCTGCATCCTGCAACTGCCTTGCATCGGTCATATAGTCATTCTCAGAGATGAGTCCCAGACCTCCGAGGTTTTCAAAACCCGGAGGTCTAAACCTGACCAATTAATTTGTTTAACCTGGTTAACTTTCAACTCTCAAACTTCACCCCCCTCATTCCCCATTCTGCCGCTTCAACCCGAATCGCGTCTGGTACTTTTGGGTTTCTTCCAACACTGGATTAATTCCATACCATCCCCCCTGCTCATCCCGATACTCGAAAATAAACATGCTGCGGAGTAGGGCTTGAAACTCAAGATCTCCCCGCACGCTCTGCCGTTCGACAACCTGAAAAATCAGTTCCCACTCATTCTCATCGATCGCCCGCTCTAACGAATCCCGCTGTTCCCGAATTACAGTCTCCAGAACCGCTCTGGAAAAGGGCGGATTGTCCTGACGCAGGCAGTTATACATCAATGCCAGTAAGTTCCTGACATGACCGCCACTGACCAGACAGAGCCGATCCAGGGTTTCCGGTTCCTGGAAGATTTCGGGAATCAGGATCACCCGCTGCGCTGGTTCAATGCTGGGAAATGCCCGTGCCAGGATCATCTGGCGCAGAAGCGCCAGTCCCTGTTCGTAAACCTCTCCACTCCGTTTACGGGCAGGAACCATCGGCAGCACCTGGGGGGCAATGCCGCCACCTAACCGCTGGCGCAGGGTTTCAACTTCATTGGAAAAGACCAGCGCCAGAGGAATGGTATACACCACATGGCAATTTAACCGTGCCAGTTGTTCGCCCCGATCAATGAACAGGTATTCGGGCTGGGTACGCCCGGATTGAAGTTGCCGCTGGTCAACGCGATCGAGGTTGTCAATGATTACCACCAATCCCTGTTTGCCCTGTTGCTCGAGCCGGATTTTCGCCTGCCCCAATAGCTCATCGTTGATCGATTGCAACAGGCTATTGGTACGCGGCTCTATCCGCTGGCGCAGTTGGTCCCGCAGACGGGGGCTGTCTTTGGTACGGGCAGTAATTTTGGCAATTCCGACTGAAAAATCAACCTGGGAAATGTCAATCGGGGTTTGGAGAATGTCTCCAATTTCGGCAAACAACGTCCTGAAGTAGTTGGGCTTGATTCGAATGCCGTCTGCTTCCAGGCGTTCACTCACTCGCTGGGCGATCGCCAGCAGGATGTCTGTAATGTCCACATCTGCCATATCCAGAAGCTGGCTGGACTCAAAGTAGACGACATAAAACCCCTCCTGCTCCAGTTCTGCCTTCAGCCGAAACAGTTCAGTTGATTTGCCACAGCCAATGTGTCCAGTGAATAACTGACAGGTCGTTTCATCTGCCCGCAACTGGATCTCCCGCTCCATCAAATGAATCAGGTTCGTACCTCGCACAGGTGCAAAGTCAATGTAAAACCGCCGTTCGGCGGGATTGTCATAGGCGATCGTCTTACTGGGATTGCAGGCTTTGAAGAAACGGGGAATGTCCAGGGGCATCATCATCTCCTTTCGCCCTTCCTGCGAGTTGAGAACCGGATTGCCCATTTTTCCAGTTCGATCGCCCAAAAGCCGATCGTACTGGCAGCCAGGCTCAAACCGAGGGCAGGAGCAGACAGTGCTTGAGTTTTGAAGATTGCCTGGAGCCAGGGGACGTAAATCACCGCCATTTGTAGACCAAAGGTGAGTATAACTGCAACCAGCATAGGAATGTTGCTGGTCAACCCAATGCTCACCAGGGAGTCTCGCTCTGATCGCATCGCCAGTGCCAGACTCATGCGGGAAAATGCCAGCGTCACAAAGATCATGGTTTGCCAGTTGGTCTGTCCGGCGGACCACAGTTCGTAGCCCAGAAACAGCAGGACTAAACCCACCAGTAGCCCAACCCAGACAATATCTCTCGCCACACCCCGACCAAAAATGTTCTCATTGGGACGGTAAGGGGGACGCTGCATCGTTTCCTGCTCAGCAGGCTCTACACTGAGGGCGATCGCCAGTAGCCCATCCGCCAGCAGATTAATCCACAAAATCTGAAGCGGCAACAGGGGCAGGGGCATTGCCAGAAAGGGAGCCAGCAACATTATCCAGACACCGCTGGCGTTGCCCGTCATGCTGTACTTAATGAACTTGCGGATATTGTCATAAATGACTCTGCCCTCTTCCACCGCTGCCACAATCGTGGCGAAGTTGTCATCCAGCAGCACCATATCCGCGGCTTCCTTGGCAACATCAGTTCCGGCAATACCCATTGCCACACCAATATCTGCCTTTTTTAAGGCGGGAGCATCATTCACCCCATCCCCCGTCATGGCCACAATATGCCCCCGCGCCTGGAGTGCCTGCACAATTTTGAGCTTCTGCTGGGGAGACACCCTAGCATAGATCGGCACACTTTCTACGCGCTCTTCTAACTCCTGGAGTGAGAGCTGGTTTAAGTCCTTACCAGTCAGCAAATGTTGATTGGCAGAAATCCCTAATTCTTGGGCAATGTGTTGAGCCATTAAGGGGTGGTCCCCCGTAATCATGACCGGGCGAATTCCCGCCTGCCGACAGGTCTGCACCGCTGCCGCCACCTCCGGGCGAGCAGGGTCCCACATCCCAATCAGTCCTAAAAACACCAGCTCTCGTTCCACTTCCGCTTCCTGGAGTGCCTCTGGCACTGCTTTAAGCCAGCGGAAAGCTGCCCCCAACACCCGCATTCCCGTTTGTGCCAGCTCATCGTTAGCCGTCTGGATTCGAGCTTGCCAGGTGACATCTAGAGGAACCACGCCCTCCGGCGTCCAAACCTGGGTGCACACCGCCAACAGGTTGGCGACAGAGCCTTTGGTGAAAGCCAGGTAA is from Leptothermofonsia sichuanensis E412 and encodes:
- a CDS encoding nSTAND1 domain-containing NTPase, which gives rise to MTDARQLQDAEALNERSLTTLVRTIQLSQGEFSLILARCNYTSLRDRLIQRLHEISPFPIQTITLPESANTLFTMIQNRLPGTGYRVSGGEEGDRMSSPESTPHSPFPPPPSPDSSPTVPDPSALLILGLESLTHLDPVLVSTNQVRDEFPKHLKYPLVLWVNDWVLQRLSRLAPDFRSWGTVIEFDLAIADLIDSLRDHTNRVFARILDSGDEYFLPNWVAAPPANSLRRTELEFALNRITNSGQPLDPALRANLDFLLGQEAHTQAQLETARHYYERSLEFWRSRMGEEGGGRREKGRERREEGGERREERGEGNREGQGSEGEEVPLPPFPADSPPTYPPIPYTLRPAPHTERAACVLVHLGLLWRSNAVLQRAIYEPACRRAHSYFQQSRELFEHINRQDLVAKFITAEAEVLQKLGQWPELGELARKALVLHKLYRDLVRQARDHGFLAEVAINYAKWAEAKHHLEAARRLLDTAEQILADHDHPHPHLEASLDIAHRYHSGWYLLLLAKAEAHLGQRATAIAHLETARDQTYPQNDPQLYIQILQFLERSYFDEKHYREAFHTKQLRRSLEQQFGFRAFVGALRLEPQQTLALPDTVDATTLLAQEIAASGRQQDVNRLIARLQRRDYKLTVIHGPSGVGKSSIVSAGLVPALRDRVIGDRIAVPIVVDRYTDWQAVLASYLPGGEVGKKDAEAEGEESSTPPSSLLTPIPSPDLLSRLQQATSASLLPVLIFDQFEEFFFVYETISKRRLFYNFLSECINLDYVKVILSLREDYLHYLLEFQRLTNLDILNNDILSKDIRYPLGDFTLEDARSVIKSLTAHAQFYLDDDLVEALVDDLAEELGTIRPIELQVVGAQLQAEGITTLAAYRQKGPKEKLVERSLEAVVRDCGPENEDIARILLFLLTNENGTRPLKTRDDLEADLVDLGMTHDLDKLDLVLEVLVGSGLVFEIPQSPANLYQLVHDYLVSFIRQQYRTGLVEELERERDKRKQSEEKGSIELQQQLTTEEKLRSVLEQRLQMEQERHVAVKQRLHLALTAIAGLSILNIVLAILAITAAIQKYWRTA
- a CDS encoding ATP-binding protein; amino-acid sequence: MGNPVLNSQEGRKEMMMPLDIPRFFKACNPSKTIAYDNPAERRFYIDFAPVRGTNLIHLMEREIQLRADETTCQLFTGHIGCGKSTELFRLKAELEQEGFYVVYFESSQLLDMADVDITDILLAIAQRVSERLEADGIRIKPNYFRTLFAEIGDILQTPIDISQVDFSVGIAKITARTKDSPRLRDQLRQRIEPRTNSLLQSINDELLGQAKIRLEQQGKQGLVVIIDNLDRVDQRQLQSGRTQPEYLFIDRGEQLARLNCHVVYTIPLALVFSNEVETLRQRLGGGIAPQVLPMVPARKRSGEVYEQGLALLRQMILARAFPSIEPAQRVILIPEIFQEPETLDRLCLVSGGHVRNLLALMYNCLRQDNPPFSRAVLETVIREQRDSLERAIDENEWELIFQVVERQSVRGDLEFQALLRSMFIFEYRDEQGGWYGINPVLEETQKYQTRFGLKRQNGE